Proteins found in one Panicum hallii strain FIL2 chromosome 4, PHallii_v3.1, whole genome shotgun sequence genomic segment:
- the LOC112889519 gene encoding 14 kDa zinc-binding protein-like, protein MATRAAAATLTAAMSSLLRRSASLRPQGLRVPRRVPPRRFVRHIASSTNEEAAARAAAATADTGGPTIFDKIISKEIPSSVVYEDDKVLAFRDINPQAPVHVLVIPKVRDGLTGLSKAEPRHVEILGHLLYAAKVVAEKEGVANGYRVVINNGAEGCQSVYHLHLHVLGGRQMEWPAG, encoded by the exons ATGGCGACGAGGGCGGCGGCAGCCACGCTCACGGCAGCGATGTCCTCTCTCCTCAG GCGCTCTGCCTCGCTGCGGCCGCAGGGTCTCCGGGTCCCTCGCCGCGTGCCTCCCCGAAG ATTTGTGCGCCACATTGCTTCATCAACAAATGAGGAAGCTGCTGCCAGAGCAGCTGCTGCCACTGCTGATACAGGAGGACCAACCAT TTTCGACAAGATCATCTCAAAGGAAATTCCTTCAAGTGTTGTCTATGAAGATGACAAAGTCTTAGCATTTAGAGATATTAATCCACAAGCCCCTGTGCACGTTCTAGTCATCCCAAAAGTGAGAGATGGACTAACTGGACTATCCAAG GCTGAACCAAGGCATGTTGAGATTCTGGGCCACCTTCTTTACGCAGCGAAAGTAGTCGCTGAGAAGGAAGGTGTGGCAAATGGGTACCGTGTCGTCATAAACAATGGAGCTGAAGGAT GTCAATCTGTCTATCATTTGCACTTGCATGTACTCGGTGGAAGGCAGATGGAGTGGCCCGCTGGTTAA